ATTGTTTTGAGTGTGCATGAATGCGCCATATGTTAGATTGGCACCTTGTTTAGGGTACTTTTCCTGGCTTGAGTCTAATACTGCTAGGATAGGCACTGCCCCCACAACTCTGAATAAGGTTAAGTAGATATGAGAATGTTACATTAATCTGGGATCTGATTTCTAGTAGTTTCAAAAGATAGCATTAACCAAATTTTATCAGAGACCACTAAAGTAAAACTGGCAATTGTAGCTGTTTGTGAGTCAACGCTTTTAGGCAAAAGTACTTGTATCTCAGGAACAAAGCAGTTCAAAACTGCAAGAAAGATTTGGAATTTGTGGATCTGTTTGGAATTTGTGGATTGATTATTCATAACAATGTGGTTAGGTCAATGTCACAATAGACAGACACAGGCTGCCTAAACTACTAATACACAAACATTTCGTCAAGGGTTTGAAGTAACTTCAGGCAAAGAGTACATTAGATTTTATcacttaatatttgtatttaatgctgattagtaacatttttatttttctctgtaaagGACTTTCTTATGTTAACAGTAATCCATACAAAcacataaaacatttcaccactttTCTATTCCATTTATTCACTAAACAATATTCCAAAGCTGCTTGcatgtaatatataatattaatattattctttcaAAAATAAACCTGGTTATCTGATTAAATCGCATAATAGGTGGTACGAAGAACATCCATGTATGTTATTTGATTTGAAAATGCCCCTTATCACCAATGGCTGTGCTTTTAACATTGTCATCATCCTTTGCAGAATGCATGTGACTGCTGTCTAAGCTCATGACCACTGTCATTCACCCTGGTAAAACCTTTATTCATGTATCTGCAGGCAAGATGGTGAACTTTGTGAACATCATCCGAGAACATTGGGTTAATGTGCTGGTTCCTCTTGGATTTGTTATTGGAGTTTACTTAGACAGAAGAAACGACGAGAAACTCACCGCATTCAGGAACAAGAGCTTGCTGTACAGCAGGTATGATGCACTGTATTAGGCTTCTCTTTAGCCTTATTTGTTTATAAATCTGTTTACGTACAAATCATTATCTTAAAGAACAAATACATACAATTTGAGAGCTGGGCATTAGTCTGATGGTGGGATGGTAATGTGTTGCTACTGGTTTATTGTTCTGGGTTCAGTTCTTggtcagaccatagtgtgtgtagaCTTTGTATTTGAACTTTCTGTATTTCGGCCCTCTGTTGGAAAATGTGAAGGCCAGTTTAACTGGAAACACTAAATAAGCCCACTATGACTACGTGAGGGAACATGTCTTGAGCAATCAATAGACTGGCATTTCATCCGCACCCTAGCCCCGCAGGACACCCTTTTGACTAtccattatattatatagtggAATTATTTGCTTCATAAAGTGGTGGGAGGATATTGTTGTACATTAGTGTGCAGCTGCAAAAGAAAagtgtaacattccatacacctGTAGGAGCTGGGGACTGGACAAGAGCCAGCCTGACGTCACACACACTGAAGCTGGCCATTGCAGTTTAAGAAGCTGTGTCATCCATAGAGCCAGGGGAATCTCCTTTATCACTCGGCAAGATGAGGGAACGTCTTTGTAATTGTGAAGGTCTGCAGTACACAGCCGAGGGCAGCACTTAGCCACAATACTACTGAGAAAATTCCTGGACTGATGCAGAAAACTATAAAAGTTTggatcaaaatgtaaaaaaaaaaaacctatatttAGAATGGAGTGCATTAAAACACAACTTCAAAGTGTTGCATTAAGCTTTTCCATGGTGACAGACTGGTAGTATTTGTATTAGAAAGGTTTTTTTTAGGAAGTCTGCTATGCACGAGGAGAAAGTGATTCTGCGTTGAAGAAAAGTAAAGGATTTTCACAGTACTTTTTATTGAGAAATCTTTACACTTCAAAATGACACCCCAGCACAGACATAATTGTAGAGTGACCAGGAGGGAGTGGGCGGCCAGTTGGCCGAGGTCATCAGGACTGTATCTCTTTCTGACTGTGGACACCCCAGAGGTTTATGTTCTCCAGGGATGACCAGTTACTggggggtattccagaaagcTTGGTTAACTTACCATTTGGTAAATCATAACCTCTGGGTTGATTTACCCCAAACCCACATACCATGAGTATGTCGGTTCCAAAACACCTGAGAAGAGTAAGTTCAATCAACCTCCTACTGGTTACCCAGAGTTAATGCGCGTGCACCGTGCATACATAAAGACGTTTTCAATGGATCGCCGATTTCACGAGTCAAAACGGAAGATCAAGGAGAAAAAAAGCGAGCGGCATATTTCAGAGGTGGAGTTGGAGGTGTTAATGCAGGCGTTTGAAGAATTCAagcctatcataatgaaaaaagtaatacGGCTGCATCGGCTAAAGAAAGAGAGTTGACTTGGCAAAAAATAACGGACAGAGTAAATGCGTGAGtgtattaaattgcaaaattgacatcgcctcccttttattatactgtaaaataatgaaacaccccttccgcacccttttcactgttaaatcactttgaatgcattcacttttcctgccattcatttctttaggttaaaataacaatgtgtatTGACTAGGAATATATGGTTTCTTATTTAATAAGGTGTAATCCGTCTGGATGCAGAAGAACTTTGAGccaagtcaaaatgaaacataaaaacatactgcaaaaaggTAATAGTTGATTACACGATCACTGAACTATTGATTAAACACGATTTAGTATATTCTGTCTGTCATGTAGCTAATAGAAAGCAAGCTGAAGCCCGTCTAACTGGCGGGGCCCACCACCACCTCCCCTCACCCCATCTGAGGAGCTGGCTCTGTCCCTTAATAAAGGGCGACCAGTGGTTGCTGGCATTCCAGGGGGCACTTcgtcacacacaccatgcaccacAAGTAGCATGGTGAAATGTAAGTTTACCgctatgatttgttttcattatatgactTAATAAATTACTATCTCTGTCACTTAAAGGCTTCTTCAACATGCTTAATGTTTTTATGCAGGCTGACTTTATTGAACTTTATTGAACACAAAATCCAGTTCTTACCTGCACATTGATACTATGAATAGATTTCCTATTAACATAGTCTCCCTCATTCATTGAAGGAGCTTTAATAGGAATGTGGGTGCCGTCAATGcacccaattacatttggaaacccTGAAATAGAAAGTCATATAGGGAAGTATCAAGTGTGTGTGCAGGATGAATACATCTATAGATATAAATAGTAtgactacatattaaatatgCGTCATGAATTTTACTACAAAGGACAAACCTGCCACTCTGTGGAATTCCTCTTTAATTACACGCAGAGGTTTATGGCCAGGGAACTGTACACACGTGTGTAAGAAGTGTTTCAGTGCCAGACATACTGTGCGAACGGCTCTACACACAGTTGCCTTTCCCACATGCTCTGCATCGCccacattatacaaaaaatgcCCTGAGGCAAAAAACCGAAGTGCTAtgcacagaatgttttctgtgcTAAGCGCAGACCCGCGGTTTGTGACATGTGCAATATGCAGTGCCAAGAGATGGGTCAAGTAAATTAACGATTCTTTTGAAAACCGATAAcgctcttttaaaaaatcatttggaaatgaAAATACATCAGTACGCGGTCTTATTACTCTCTCCCGGCGGAAAAAACCTCGGATAATTTGTGCTTCCACGTCCACAGGATTGTCATCAAAAGGGCACGCCATGCTCAGTAACCTTCTGAAACAAACTTACCCTGGAACATAACCTGCTCGGTGGCAGGTTATCTTCAGAGAGTAAGCTGCTATGGTTACATACATACCCAGAAAGTTACCTCCGTTTTTGGAACCGAAAGTTGAGGTTATCCACTAACTTACCCTTAAACTTACCCGGGTATGTCACATAACCTgctttctggaataccccccTGGAGTTATGTTGTTTTCCTCTCCACTGTTATCAACTGGCCATCACTCTAGGAGTATTGCTGAGCTCCATCTGTGTTTGactatttttttctgtctgtttaaacaaagctGTGTCTTTGTGTACTCAttaagtaatttgtaaagtttatatttccatttttcCAAAGAACTTGTCACATCACGCTTCGTCTGCACTCAGAAAAGAGTGCTATATAAaggtaaactgaactgaattgaaataTCTTGTAACCAGTAACTGTGCACTGCACGTTACTTCGCTtgacattcctagttttcatcctctttctctgtacatttatcgctcgtgctcagaggttgatgcgctggctgcttcctgagcagctcttcttttctccaccctgcttctcttctttcatcgacaTCTTTTCGAGTTAAatctgattaagtcagtatttgtgatgcaattacttcatatgttttccttaatttttcacttaagctggcacttaagtcttcaatctgcctcaagattgaattaagatatgaagaggtaggggaagtgacggcgaaggtggtagggaatgagaacggcacccatacacatgtgccacacggcgGCCCTGGTAACTGCttctgagagttgattctacaataaaataaaaagtggaataaccttggaggtcaatcatcaccccgaaagcggatagtagatgccatgtagtatatgtgtaaccAAATTTCAGAATTTCTTTTGTGTTGGAGAATCGCCATACTTCTAACTGAACCGTGACTTGCTCCTATAGTGTTTGCTGTCCTGTACTTTGATTTTCTGTTGCACTTCATTCCATGGTGATATTATCCAGTCACAGATTTGAGGTTGGCCGAATACTGGGTCACCTTCCAGAGATGTCCAACCACGACCAAGTTGTATAGCCCATCACTTGACTTTGACATAAGCAGAGACTGGTCCTGGTGCACAATGATTAGGCCAGACTGAATCTCCAAAGGCACATTGTTCAGCAGGTTTAGAAATTCATTGATACCATTGTGTTTAATTTTGCTGTTTTCAGCATCCATGTTAACTTTGTCATGAAACAAAGAAACGGGCTCAATAAACAGCAAACACTAGAAACCTTAGGAATAATTGGGTTGCATGTTGtaatgcaatttgtttttgaaacatgattacattttattttgttttacagagACCTGAAACCTGGAGAAGTgacatggaaataaattgctttcgTTAATGTATATAATTGCAGACTGAAGAATCTAATAAACCAATGTAGACTCCGTGACTCCTGTGTTTAACTGTGAtgtgcacatgcaagtaagaatttcactgtactgtttGTCTGTACACATGATGAGAATGACCCTGTAGACCTGTGTACCGTATGAATCATGTGCTTTGCAAAATGTCACTAGTTTGgctttttaatgtaaataacgTGATAGGTGTAAAAAGACGCCAACCGCTTCAAGAGAAATCTCTGCAAGAAGTATAAAAATTAAGATGAGCTTTCtgtccttttataatttttatttgcttgtttcaATATCCTgcttaatttatctttttttctgtctgatgtctatcaaagaaaaaaaaattagaaatgttaAACATTCTGAGGGGTAGGACAGTGTAGAGAGATATATTGGGAGAGGATGGAGTGGGTGAGgatgagaaaaaaaactaaaacagagGAAGAATTGTATTACAAGAGAACACTACAGGAAACACAATTGGGAGTGAGAGAAAGGAGTCTTACTAAAGTAGCACGCTTGGGCATTTGGTGCCATTGCACTGTGGTATATATTGGGTCATTATGATTACCGCTGGTGTTATACACTTCAGCTATGTGCATTTATGACTTTATATCAGACATGTCACCTTTTGGTCAAAGAGGAGTTTATTCAAATTTGAAGTATCAACATCATTCTTTTCCAGTAGATATAAAGCAACTGTGCTAAAATTATGTATGATGTGAACCAAAGTGGCAGGAATACTTGCTTGCAAagttttgggatgaaattctgaATAATGTGCAGACTTTAGTACACTTATTTTTAAGTCCACAATTTCACTGGAATTCAGTTACTTTTAGCTTCAAAACATCTGGAACATTGTCCACATTAACAGGTAAAGGAGATGAAAAAATTTACAAACTGTATTTCGTGGAGCCTAAGGTCTTGATAGTGAATTTTAAATGCACCTCAAAGAATGAGAACCTGAGCAACATATCTGGTGCAGTCTCACTTCTGTTTGATCACTGATCATTTTAAATTGTAGAAATGAACAGGTTTTGCTTGTTGCAACAGACTCCGATTATTGCACAGTTTAAAGAATGGAGAAAAGATAAAGTAGTAACACTATACCAAAACTGAAATGGGCTAACCTGAAAAGTGTAATCCTCCTCTTCTGATGCAGTGATGAAGCACTTGGAAAACCCCACTAAGTGCCTGAAAGAACAGCTGAAGTGCTGCTGCCAATAAGTGCATTTTACTCCTTGTGTCACCTGACACACAGGCTTGAAGTAAAGGAATCATCCATTAGGTCAATCCGTTACTGAAACTGTACTTATTCTAACTCCCTTTGTTCACATTTGTAAGCAGCACGCTTTATAATGATCTGCACACAGACCTGGAGTCACACTCAAAGTTCCACCCTTTAGGAGTGTAGTTGCCTATCAACTCAATTGCTGGTAAAATCGACCATCGACAAAttcattttctttgaaaaacacatcatcatcctctttaataaaacccctgtgtgcttccaggtgtccgtgtgtgtgtgtcttctggtgaagtgtgcatgtgcggggccacacggcacgtgttcagtctcttcctgtgcagagagagagagagagagagagacagacacacacaggcccacgacagagacacacacacacacaggcgcccgtgcattgttgcaatgttacttttctttgtggtttattaaattatggatttttcaaatgttcatttttttccctgtgcttaaaactcattaaaaaaaaaaaaagtgtttttagtgagcgggtcTTAAGGCTGTAGCGCAAACTCtagcagtgttagttttctctgttattcaatgtttttacatttagtttactattgcactgtgcattcagtggtataattaactatatttgtgcttaaaaacttaaaaaaatatatatttacatacagttcatatggtctggaacggattacagtaattgtatttacatacaatcctatggggggaaactaCTTCAGTTCACAAacaatcaggttacgaccagagttttggaacgagttacggttgtgaaccgaggttccactgtattactgtcagacaaaattacagccattttacggaaatacaaaccagtattattgagagagaaaattaaaggcacacaatacagtgacgcatattacagccacatacaaggtcccttgccatttaatatagactgttcctactaatgtttatgcactactgttctagcgcccgttattgtaacgggcttaatgtctagtacatAAAATAAAAGCCAGCAAACAGCTAAACACATACCCACAACAGTGCTTCATGCACTCCCATTTTGTATGGTAAAAGCtaggtttatttattaaaaatattctgcAGTGGCATCACATGGAAACGTATTCTAGCCTACTGTAGTACGAGGGATGTTCAGTTATAAACGGGAATTTTAATGCTCTGTTCTCATAAAGTTTGCAAGGTAGACAAACACATGCATCTTTGAACTTGTCGTTAGTAGTGCTCGCTGCTCTTTTCCCCCCTTCCTGTCACTTATAATCATCACGTCACagcaggaggtacacagtagtgttacgcagcaaattattattacattttttcaaatgaaggagtcattccattCAGATTTCTTTGAAACTTAAAAATtagtttggggatgagtgtctctcttggtctagagtgtatgattggtgcaagtcattcagagacGAACTATCATCTTTTCGGTCCGGTTAAcgaatttttaggagggaagaaattcaagtcgaATGAGGAGGTTCTTGATGCTTGTGTAAGAATGGGTCagcatgcagtcaaaagacttctaaGGTGTAGCTCATAAATACCTGTTTATATCTGAACGAGGCCTCTCGTATTAAGAACACCTGACGAGGTATAGTATTGATTTCCGCAAGAAGCTAACAGGCCCCCTGTACCCATGCCATGGACCAGATCTGCACCGCAGGCTGTAGGTTGACAATCCCAGATTTAGAacacataaaaattaaagaaattctaAAAGTCAAATGCCAGTGCTATGCTTACGGTAATCAGCGATCACAGTAACAAGAACACTACAAGAGATTCAGTACTGGCAAATCTGTAATGGAAGCGCTCGATCAAGAAATGAAACAAAGCTCaaatcaccatttttttttttttttttaattaatcctcACAGGACATTAAAAATGCAAGTCCTGCAGTTGTAAATGATTAATTAACACAAACTTTGGTTAGACAAATGCATACTTTATAATAAGATATACATTATACAAAAACAAGTTTCCACTTTACAGCAAGCATCGGAGCAGCAATTCAACTTCTCTTAATTTCGCAGGTATTATGATGTCAGAGTCTGAAACTATTGatgcaatattaattataaaacatacaaaaacattaaaagtggACACAAATGGTTGTTTTCCACATTTCTCTTCCAAATAAGTAATTGTATCGTAATCATTGTAACAGTAAATTATATTTCTTTATCTAGCAATGACTAAGGCAGCATAGAGTTCAGTGTATCCATATTAtgtatagtatatacatataaaacatttacagtttcaatAACTATTTGTTGAAAGATTAATATGGCAAAACTGTGGTACAGAATTTGAAAATATTCAGTAAACAACTCGCCACAAAAAAGTGGTGCACTTTTTCTCATGCTTAACCTACAAACTGAgtaataaaactattaaaactttatttaaagtcTTAAATGATCATTacctcttttaatattttttacattttctgtttcttctttttagGAGTTAACTGTTTTTTCAATTCcaattttttgcttttatgttcAGCAACTGTGCTTAGAGCGGTGTGCCCTTTTAACAAAGGCAAGTCTGGCAGGAGGAGCTTCCCAGACTGAGTTGGGTACTTCGTTTTCATTATGTGCTTGAAGATGGGCTGTGAGAGTAAATGTTTTAGGGTCTTCTTCATGCCTTTAAGCATCTTCTCTCTTTGCTTGTCCTCGTGTTCATCCCTTCCCTTTTTGCTtcctaaaagaaaaagaacaattaaTACACAATACATAATAAACATTACTTCTGCTAATAAAAAGTATGGCTAACCAGGGCAACAGAGGTAGGCTTTGAAATTGTGTCAACAGTTCAAGGCACAGgcgggcagattcagtcctggagggccgcagtggctgcaggtttttgttctaatccagttgcttaattagaaagcaattcttactaataatttaatttcatggtttgttagtgctttacagcgtatcactttttccacattttatgtttattccaaaatggattaaattctgtGGACGTCCaaaacaggattgtctcgaggcacaaatctggggaaggctacagaaaaatttctgctgctttgaaggtcccaatgagcacagtggcctccatcatccgtaaatgtggaagaagttcgaaaccaccaggactcttcctagagctggccagccatctaaactgagcgatcgggtgagaagggccttagtcagggaggtgaccaagaacctgatggtcactctgtcagaggtccagaggtcctctgtggagagaggagaaccttccagaaggacaaccatctctgcagcaatccaccaatcaggcctgtatggtagagtggccagacggaagccactccttagtaaaaggcacatggcagcccgcctggagtttgccaaaaggcacctgaaggactctcagaccatgagaaacaaaattctctggtctgatgagacaaagattaaactctttggtgtgaatgccaggcgtcacgtttggaggaaaccaggcaccgctcatcaccaggccaataccatccctacagtgaagcatggtggtggcagcatcgtgctgtggggatgtttttcagcggcaggaactgggagactagtcaggataaagggaaagatgactgcagcaacgtacagacatatcctggatgaaaacctgctccagagcgctcttgacctcagactggggcgacagttcatctttcagcaggacaacaaccctaagcacacagccaagatatcaaaggagtggcttcaggacaactctgtgaatgtccttgagtggcccagccagagcccagacttgaatccgattgaaaatCGGCattgacgcttcccatccaacctgatggagcttgagaggtgctgcaaagaggaatgggcgaaactggccaaggataggtgtgccaagcttgtggcatcatattcaaaaagaattgAGGCTGCAGTTGCTGCCAAAAGCTCACTGATaaatatcctagattttcttcccctttctaaggatctcatccaaatgatttgaagtcaaAAAACAGATGAGTGCTTCacgtttttctcttcactttccttccatgtatttatttaaacccaatagtgcctgataaatacacacaggtgtaaatggaaacaagccaAATGGAAACAAGccaaatggagaaatgctggtttcttttgtcatttgcatcttattgctaataaggagccattaaaaaccaagaatacagctgtttatgaCTAAAATAAGAACtcagggttcaaaatcttaatgaacgagataaataaaatgaagcagaagtgttactcgAGCaaaaagtgcttcttattaaacaactgggttggagcaaaaacctgcagccactacggccgtccaggactgaatctgcccacccctggaGGGAATATGGGACATGATGGACATTTTTCACCTGGCAGCAATGGCAATGATTGTCAAACATTATTCTGAGTAGCTAGTTGTTTGACTTCGTTTTCAAAATTCAGTGTGGATACCATCATTTGGTTATTGTTTTATGAATAATTCAAATCCATCCCAAGTGGggacaatatacagtaaaagtaAGTCTGGCAAACAAGACAACAAAAGTCTGCTAAGCCAACTATGTTCTTGACTGCTGAGGTAAAATGACACAGCAAAATGGAATTAAAAGGATTCACATTCCACTTCCTGGTCACTCCGCTCCCTCTCACCCCTCTGCACACTCTTATGAAGTGGTGAATcctgctttaatttgttgctTCTTGATTTGTTCTGTACGACTGAAGTAATATTTGTTTGAGTCTGTATACACTTGCTTTTTGACAGATTTACAtactaaatgttattttagtatACATCTTTCCAGTTTGTTTTCTTTGGTACAGGATAAAGCCCACTGGATTTCTGAGAGagaaaatattgttatatttgGGCATAGAAGGCACAAGCTacataaaatgcaatattttcattttttctctgcTTTCCTCATTTCTGATATAAGTTTATAAACTAAGATGTGTATTGAAAAGAACCGAGTGCCTTATAACACAAAGAAAGCTGTGCCCAAAAATCTTGTTTCCTTTGTATATTGTTGCTTACATGCAGTTTGGTTTAACAGGAGTTCTGACATAAAGAATTCACGAAAAACTGACGAGTTTGATTTCACACAAGAAGCCTCAAAGTTAGGACAAATTTGTAAAACTAAAGCACTATGAGTTTCTGATATTTgacatttgaattaatttgaactCGTATCTGAAGTAATACTCTTTAGTAATAATGTTTTCAATTGCTAatgatttttttatcttttcccacttctatgtggggtcaatgtgcttgatcagttttctccatacagctcagtcctgcacctcctcaccagtcaagcccttttgcttcagattttcttttactttatccatccacctcagatttggcctcccttgctttctcttcctctgtactatttccatcactcttttgcccacatatttattgtctctcctcatcacatgtacAGACCACTTCAACTcactttcctgtattttctcatgtatctctcccacttttgttgtaactCTGATTGTCTTGtttcttattctgtcattttCTGTAACTCCACATTCTCTTTTTTGCCACATCTAACTAACTTCTTCTTTTGCTCTctttttactgcccatgtctcagctccatacatcattgctggtcttaacaGTGTCTTTAAAACctaactgaatttaacagctaaTGACGCAATTCTAAAGTCTTACAATCTGCTATTAATGCAATACTTTGAATTCAAAACAATACAACACATCCCTCTGTGCCGTACTTACCCATTAGGATGTCATCATCCAGTTCCATTTCTAATGCTTCTGCTGCTTTCTTAAACCATGAATCATGCTGCT
The nucleotide sequence above comes from Polypterus senegalus isolate Bchr_013 chromosome 18, ASM1683550v1, whole genome shotgun sequence. Encoded proteins:
- the LOC120518433 gene encoding NADH dehydrogenase [ubiquinone] 1 beta subcomplex subunit 1-like; amino-acid sequence: MVNFVNIIREHWVNVLVPLGFVIGVYLDRRNDEKLTAFRNKSLLYSRDLKPGEVTWK